In Onychostoma macrolepis isolate SWU-2019 chromosome 17, ASM1243209v1, whole genome shotgun sequence, the DNA window tgtctgtctgtctgtctatctatctatctatctatcatctatctatctatctatctatctatctatctatctatctatctatctatctatctatctatctgtctgtctgtctgtctgtctgtctgtctgtctgtctatctgtctgtctgtctgtctctgtctatctgtctgtctgtctgtctgtctgtctatctgtctgtctgtctgtctgtctgtctgtctctgtctgtctgtctgtctgtctgtctgtctgtctgtctgtctgtctgtctgtctctctgtctgtctatctatctgtctgtctgtctgtctgtctctctgtctgtctgtctgtctatctatctatctatctatctatctatctatctatctatctatctatctatctatctatctatctatctatctgtctgtctgtctgtctgtctgtctgtctgtctgtctgtctctctatctgtctctctatctgtctgtctgtctgtctgtctctgtctatctgtctgtctgtctgtctgtctgtctatctgtctgtctgtctgtctgtctgtctgtctgtctctgtctgtctgtctgtctgtcctgtctgtctatctatctatctgtctgtccgtccgtctgtccgtctgtccgtctgtctgtctctctgtctgtctgtctatctatctatctatctatctatctatctatctatctatctatctatctatctatctatctatctatctatctatctatctgtctgtctgtctgtctgtctgtctgtctgtctctctgtctgtctgtctgtctgtctatctatctgtctgtctgtctgtctgtctgtctgtctgtctgtctgtctgtctctgtctgtctgtctgtctatctatctgtctgtctatctatctatctatctatctatctatctatctgtctgtctgtctgtctgtctgtctgtctgtctgtctctgtctgtctgtctgtctatctatctatctgtctgtctgtctgtctatctatctatctatctatctatctatctatctatctatctatctatctatctatctatctgtctgtctgtctgtttatctgtctgtctgtttatctgtctgtctgtctgtctgtctgtctgtctatctgtctatctgtttctctgtctgtctgtttctctgtctatctgtctgtctatctgtctgtctgtctgtctatcatctatctatctatctatctatctatctatctatctatctatctatctatctatctatctatctgtctgtctgtctgtctgtctgtctgtctgtctgtctctctatctgtctctctatctgtctgtctgtctgtctctctgtctatctgtctgtctgtctgtctgtctgtctgtctctgtctgtctgtctgtctgtctgtctgtctatctgtctgtctgtctgtctgtctgtctgtctctctgtctgtctgtctatctatctatctatctatctatctatctatctatctatctatctatctatctatctatctatctatctatctatctatctgtctgtctgtctgtctgtctgtctctctatctgtctctctatctgtctgtctgtctgtctgtctgtctgtctgtctgtctgtctgtctgtctatctatctatctatctatctatctgtctgtctgtctgtctgtcatctatctatctgtctgtctgtctgtctgtctgtctgtctctgtctgtctgtctgtctatctatctgtctgtctgtctgtctgtctctctgtctgtctatctatctatctatctatctatctatctatctatctatctatctatctgtctatctgtctgtctgtctgtctgtctctctatctgtctctatctgtctgtctgtctgtctgtctatctgtctgtctgtctgtctgtctgtctgtctgtctgtctatctgtctatctgtctgtctgtctgtctgtctgtctgtctgtctgtctgtctgtctgtctgtctgtctgtctgtctgtctgtctgtcatctatctatctatctgtctgtccgtctgtctgtccatctgtccgtctgtctgtctctctctgtctatgtatctatctatctatctatctatctatctatctatctatctatctatctatctatctgtctgtctgtctgtctgtctgtctgtctgtctctgtctgtctgtctgtctgtctgtctgtctgtctatctatctgtctgtctgtctgtctgtctgtctgtctgtctgtctgtctgtctgtctgtctgtttctctgtctgtctgtctatctatctatctatctatctatctatctatctatctatctatctatctgtctgtctgtctgtctgtctgtctgtctctgtctgtctgtctatctatctatctgtctgtctatctatctatctatctatctatctatctatctatctatctatctatctatctatctatctatctatctatctatctatctatctatctgtctgtctgtctgtctgtttatctgtctgtctgtctgtctgtctgtctgtctatctgtctatctgtgtctctgtctgtctgtttctctgtctatctgtctgtctatctgtctgtctgtctgtctgtctgtctatctatctatctatctatctatctatctatctatctatctatctatctatctatctgcatTTAGGTATTTTAGAATTTTGGGTCCAAGAATAAAATATAGTAATTTCGAACAGAATACGATTAATTACTACACAATAGCCTACTGAACTTTCAGGCTTGGTAATAATACTAATGTGACTCAGAATTACAATCATAAAGTTTATTATAAGGTAATGATAATCTTTCTTTATTACCGGTGTAACTAATCTGTGCACACCTTGGAGTAATTTCCGTCCATTTGCACTGATTGCTATGATTGCTATGATTTACATTGTTTGAACGGCTTCAGAATGCATTCTCACAGACCACGTGACTCCAGCGTTCAGTCATGCTCGGCCAATGGGACTGCGTGTCCCCGCTCAGACCGTGTGGAGAACTTTACCGGGTGCAAAGTCTCAAGTTTCGTTTAACTTGTCCTGGAGATTCATGAGCGTCTTTTATTCCATCATCAGTCTGTAGCCGGTGTTTGTCTCTTACATGAATGTATAAATGAATGTTTCGCTGTGCAGAATTTTCTAGCGCGTCGCGCAACTGTCAAGTCGTGAGTTGCCAATAGCAACAGCGTTTACGCGtttattttcaacattaatatcTTGTTAATGCCATAGACATctaaaacttttctttttgtcaAGAAATGTAAAGTATTACTAGTACTAAAAGAAACTAATTATCTTTTTGTTTTGCCGCTGAAGACAAAAATGGGTTTGGGACAGAATCGGGTGCGTTTGCTGTGTATGCTGTGTTTAACGcttgtgtttttcattgttgaagttgTGGTAAGCAGGATAACCTCATCTCTCGCAATGTTGTCAGACTCTTTTCACATGCTGTCGGATGTTATAGCTTTGGTCGTGGCTTTAATCGCGGTGAGTTTTGCGGAGACAGCTCGTGCCACAAGTAAAAACACGTATGGCTGGATCCGCGCTGAAGTGATGGGAGCGCTAGTTAACGCCGTGTTTCTGACGGCCCTCTGCTTCACTATTATATTAGAAGCCGTTGAGCGCTACACGCTGCCTCACGAGATTGAGAATCCACGCGTGGTCATTTGGGTTGGCGTTGCTGGTCTCCTGGTGAATGTACTCGGTCTTTTCCTGTTCCACAGACACGCAGGGTTTGGTGGGCACGGACACTCTCATGGGGGTCACTCTCATACTGGACCCTCTCATCTTCACAAGACAAATCGCAAAGAGTATGAAAAAGCAAAGGCACATGAAGAAGCATACAATCTCATGATAAACAGCTCTCAAGGAGACCAAACTTCTGAACTAAAATCaggtatttaatttaaattacaattgtatttatttgttaataatattatattaaatgtttgttttttcattattatttcattatgggtagttgacaaataaaaattggactgtgtcctatggtgtgacatagcaaaaatgtagaaaaaaaacccTTAACATGGGAAAAATATATtggtttatcttcaatgttagagtttatatatatatatatatatatatatatatatatacatttttccgTCACAgcataggacacattgatacgTCAACCATATAAATTCAGGATTGTCACATTCTTGGAACACCTGGAAATTTGTAGGAAattttaaaatggttatttttacacctagaaaaaaaacaaaacgtgGAAAttcttaaaatcaatttttaaaaagtcctgGAAAACCTTCAAAAACCAGGGAATgtcaaaaatctaaaataaataaataaaataaaaaaccttaaaAAGTAAAGGAAATGTCAGTCAACATATTTTTTCTAGCTATTTTGTAGTTAGTATTTCTTCAGCTAGAAACTGGTATCCGGTTTTCAGGCAACCAAAAGTAATGGGAATAACATGGAAATTCAGAAAGTGTTGGAACACTGTCTTAAAAGTCATGGAATATCAGGGAATTTCAAAAGTGtcatttccaggcctggaacaatcattaaaattaataaaatcttaaaaaacaaTCATGGAAATGTCTGTAGTCAACATCAATTTTTGGTTGCACTGTATTTGACATGTACTTATAGTGTACTAACTTAAGAAAGTACTgtaatataaggtaactacGTGGGGTAGGTTGggttcagggttagtacctattgtaattactataataagtacatagtatgtacatgAGGAACAGGACTGTTCctgttttttagttattttgtagTTAGTATTTCTTCAGAAATACTATCCAGTATCCAGTCAAAAACATGGAAATTCAGAAAGCGTGGAACTGTGTCAATGCAGTTTTCTATGGTGAATATTTTCTTCTACTTATTACCTCTTTTAGTGCAaatatattagtatttaaaaaaaaatgtgaaaacccTGTAACTTGGAAGAAGTTTGAAGTAGTAGCTTGGCTTCATTTTTATGCACACAACCTGATGAAAAACACGTATAAttgaaaacaatgttttcttcatctttatttttctgCTCATTTTGCTGATTTTCCAGACAGCCTAAACATCAAAATCACTGCTAAGGGCTCGTTGGAGGACTTGGATCACAGTTCTGAGTCAGCCTCCCAGATGAACATGCGTGGGGTGTTCCTTCACGTGCTCGGTGATGCATTAGGGTCCGTCACTGTGGTAGTCAACGCCTTGATCTTCACTTTTGTGTGGACACCATGCCACAGCGACTCAGTCTGTTTCAACCCCTGCCGTAGCAGCCACTTGACTGAACACCAACATGTTAATACCACAGTCCTGAGCATATCCAAAACACCCGACAGGATGCCCAGAACTGTCTCTGTGGCCGGACCATGCTGGGTGCTTTACCTGGACCCAACGTTATGTATAATAATGGTGTGTATTTTGCTCTACACAACTTTCCCTCTCCTTAAGGAGTCGGCTCTGATTCTCCTACAAACAGTACCCAAACAGATCGATATGCACAAGCTGAATGGGAAGCTAAGGAGCTTGGATGGAGTTAAGGCCATTCATGACCTGCATATCTGGCAGCTGGCTGGGTCTCGCATTATTGCAACCGCTCACATCAAATGCACGGATCCAGCTTCTTACATGGACATTGCCAAGCGCATTAAAGACATCTTCCACGATGAAGGCATCCATGCTACAACTGTTCAGCCAGAATTTTCTCccatttctgaaggatttggTGACTCTCAGTGTGAGCTTTCCTGTCGAAGTCAATGCAAACCCAAGCTATGTTGTAATCCCACTAAAAGGGCTAAGCCAGAGTCAGAGTTGACCAAGAGTAAAGAAAAGTCCTGCAGGTACACTGTAGGATGGTCTGATCGGAAGGAAGTGGAGGATACTGTTCATACAGAGATGGAATCAACGGTTTAGGTCAAGAAGAACATTATATGGCATGGGTTGCACACGTCCACTTGCTCATAGCTGCTGTTGCAGGAAAAATTAGGGCAATTGTCTGGACTATTTCAAATCTGCTTATTGCAGAAGTGTGTCTTTTAGAGAGCTGGGTTTGTTAAACCCAACAACATTCAGTTCATCAGTTCATGCTGTGTTCTGTATGTAATcctgatatataaaaaaatgaaaaccacTTTATTCATATTATGTATATTGGTTCTTATTGATTACTAGATAGATAGGTAGTAAAGGTCACTATACGTatttacaaatgaagacatatTGATGCCTAATAATagcagatatttattttttcataaatagTTTGTTATACTCCAAGAATATTCCTGGTGAATTAGTGTGTTTTTAAAGACTATTTCAAATCTGCTTGTTGCAGAAGTATGTTGTTTCTTAAACCCAACAACTTCAGATTTCATGCTGTGTTCAATATAATAAACCTGATATATAAAAACTGAATGCAACTTTATCcatattttgtatgttgtttCTTATTGATTGCCATATGGATAGATATTAAAGGTCACTTTACATATGATAAATGAAGACATTGATGCATATTAATAGGAGATGTTATTTTTCAgaaatagtttaaatttataatcCAAGAATATTCAAATTCATGTTGtattagtgtttttctttttaatgaaactaTCATACACTTTTGCGAACAAATGCAGGCATACATGCTCAACAATGAGAAAAATTCcaataatattcaaattttgttcattgtaaacatttttttaatgtttcaaatatattaaataatccACAGAAatatatcatgtttatttattgaaaacatttattacatttatttaaaaaaaaagaaaattctctTATCATTTGAttctctttttaaagaaatagttcacctaaaaattcaaatttgaatgaaatgaaaaaatgaatgggtgccgtcagaatgagagttaaAAAAACTGCTAAATTATCCATAAcactgctttctccagtgaaaaagttatCTCGTCTAagtcaggagagaaatatgcacagatacTGTTTCTGTTCTGAGTactgttctaaacaaatatgccagtacattttgatgtgagaagacAACAGGGGATCGATGGATCCCTCCTTTTCCCTGGAGGAagtattattatggattatgaataTGGTATTTTggtcaaaagtttttaaatttaaacaaacatacagcttttaatgtcacaaaatgttaattgatggactggagtcgtgtgaattattgtgatgtttttatcaactgtttggactctcattccgacggcaccca includes these proteins:
- the slc30a1b gene encoding proton-coupled zinc antiporter SLC30A1, which gives rise to MGLGQNRVRLLCMLCLTLVFFIVEVVVSRITSSLAMLSDSFHMLSDVIALVVALIAVSFAETARATSKNTYGWIRAEVMGALVNAVFLTALCFTIILEAVERYTLPHEIENPRVVIWVGVAGLLVNVLGLFLFHRHAGFGGHGHSHGGHSHTGPSHLHKTNRKEYEKAKAHEEAYNLMINSSQGDQTSELKSDSLNIKITAKGSLEDLDHSSESASQMNMRGVFLHVLGDALGSVTVVVNALIFTFVWTPCHSDSVCFNPCRSSHLTEHQHVNTTVLSISKTPDRMPRTVSVAGPCWVLYLDPTLCIIMVCILLYTTFPLLKESALILLQTVPKQIDMHKLNGKLRSLDGVKAIHDLHIWQLAGSRIIATAHIKCTDPASYMDIAKRIKDIFHDEGIHATTVQPEFSPISEGFGDSQCELSCRSQCKPKLCCNPTKRAKPESELTKSKEKSCRYTVGWSDRKEVEDTVHTEMESTV